A genomic window from Vigna radiata var. radiata cultivar VC1973A chromosome 2, Vradiata_ver6, whole genome shotgun sequence includes:
- the LOC106776223 gene encoding protein HHL1, chloroplastic, with protein sequence MEVGMSLNALLRLPPTNSRFLHNDDVSVRHSLVSNRRQHRSLKAPQRHVFVVEAKGKKGMMARQFQRSTPPPLPKIEDDGNPKFVIFIRMANVYLWYPLSIVTGGTTAKIMVAAKDNFLGKYIYKDTLDRNLAAVIYKDEKEVQKSAFKQYRVLRSATDFRYGYKLVENTNIRAALSTTDVIELPTPDKLKTVLDKVKDFFGDAKESFGKITSLGTTTTEDSEEDANEKTKVKG encoded by the exons ATGGAAGTAGGAATGTCTCTGAACGCGCTCCTTCGTCTTCCTCCGACGAATTCACGCTTCCTTCACAACGACGACGTTTCGGTGAGGCACTCTCTGGTTTCGAACCGGAGGCAGCACCGGAGCTTGAAGGCACCACAGCGTCACGTGTTTGTGGTTGAAGCCAAGGGCAAAAAGGGAATGATGGCTCGTCAGTTTCAGCGTTCCACTCCTCCTCCTTTACCCAAAATTGAAGACGATGGCAATCCCAAATTCGTCATCTTCATTCGCATGGCCAAT GTATACCTTTGGTATCCTCTTAGCATTGTAACAGGTGGCACCACCGCTAAAATCATGGTTGCAGCTAAAGATAATTTTCTCGGCAAGTATATCTACAAAGATACTCTTGACAGAAATCTCGCCGCTGTTATCTACAAA GATGAGAAGGAAGTACAGAAATCTGCATTCAAACAATACCGTGTATTGCGTTCAGCTACTGATTTCAGATACGGCTACAAACTTGTT GAGAATACCAATATAAGAGCTGCCCTTTCTACCACAGATGTTATTGAG CTCCCTACACCAGATAAACTAAAAACCGTCCTGGATAAAGTGAAAGACTTTTTTGGAGACGCGAAGGAATCTTTTGGGAAGATAACATCATTGGGCACTACTACAACGGAGGATTCAGAGGAAGACGCGAACGAAAAAACCAA GGTTAAAGGATGA